The following proteins are co-located in the Candidatus Competibacteraceae bacterium genome:
- a CDS encoding EAL domain-containing protein produces MIPPTRHGFFLSLKWKALLLSSIALVVVTGALVTINYIELRNQFEQRRTESQNQYVHQVQGLLEQSSKQLRQWSTIIASLLRIHADSVDPDRKQMIATFEHLAAILELDLGMESIALISSSSRFLAMHGLEPGSSTWTTLAQVSRQVATMESPVSLLDCSETCLQYAVAPILGVGGALVLGLSLADIVLDFQQVSGTDLGLIIGQTRTIPKNSDNKRWLRQWNVKVAALSNMNTNIKILRAVTQKHTLSDSARQSVYINVNNREFEVRLFPLLGFGEWTDAYLVIVADISDAMAKIRAALQRNITLGTIGLVLSELLLLAILWTPMSRLRRAAANLPWLADGAFSKIREAITATRQTQFFRDEVSVLNDTAIALSLQLETLNDEAMERTRDLSKRMTEITQQRNFVNHILETAQTIILTQDRLNNVLRINPYGLAITGYTLAELQERPFITFLAYNEGADSIQEKLTELVSGIREHVEMECDLYCRDRSIRNVIWHHSRLKNQIEDDPIILSVGMDITARKDAELRLAWLADHDPLTGLYNRRRFEHELKEVIAAAKRYQRSGALLFLDVDQFKYINDTSGHGAGDRLLQRLGELLLGILREVDVIGRLGGDEFAVILTQSTSEEAVQVTRKILASISEIEFQVDDQIHKLSASIGIALFPSHGTNIEELLAQADLAMYRVKDSGRGGWHLPSDDDQSQRLMRTRVLWKQRVEYALVNDRFLLYAQPILAVRDRTVSHYEILLRMQGDDGEIIRPSQFIEVAEKSGLIHSIDRMVISKAIHYQFLAERQGLRVIFTVNLSAHAFNNPDLLSYLKQLLQETRLAPQRIIFEMTETAAIADLVAARRFMEAINEIGCRFALDDFGTGFSSFQYLKELPFDYIKIDGSFIRKLSSRTDDQILVKAMAEIAHAFGKKTVAEYVEDQETLALLDKYRIDYAQGYHIGRPVPVTSILEENLLH; encoded by the coding sequence ATGATCCCGCCAACACGCCATGGCTTTTTTCTAAGTCTCAAATGGAAAGCCCTACTATTGAGCAGTATAGCCCTTGTCGTGGTGACTGGCGCATTGGTAACCATTAATTATATCGAATTGCGCAACCAATTTGAACAACGCCGTACGGAATCGCAGAACCAGTATGTCCATCAGGTTCAGGGATTACTGGAGCAGTCGAGCAAACAATTACGGCAATGGAGCACGATAATCGCTTCCTTGCTCAGAATCCATGCTGATTCTGTCGATCCAGACCGGAAGCAGATGATAGCTACATTTGAGCATCTGGCGGCGATTCTGGAATTGGATCTAGGGATGGAAAGTATCGCCCTCATCTCTTCGAGCAGTCGTTTTCTGGCAATGCATGGCCTGGAACCGGGGTCCAGTACGTGGACGACCCTCGCCCAAGTGAGTAGGCAGGTCGCGACCATGGAGAGTCCAGTTAGCCTGCTTGATTGCTCCGAGACTTGTCTACAATATGCCGTCGCACCCATCCTGGGTGTCGGTGGCGCGTTGGTACTGGGGTTGTCGCTGGCGGATATCGTGCTCGATTTTCAGCAAGTCTCCGGTACTGATCTTGGTCTGATCATCGGGCAAACTAGAACAATCCCTAAAAACAGTGATAACAAACGTTGGCTCCGACAATGGAATGTCAAAGTGGCGGCGCTTAGCAACATGAATACTAACATCAAGATCCTGCGTGCTGTGACCCAAAAACACACACTATCCGACAGTGCTAGACAATCGGTTTATATCAATGTAAATAATCGAGAATTCGAAGTTCGGCTGTTTCCGTTGCTTGGTTTTGGCGAGTGGACAGATGCATATTTGGTGATTGTTGCCGATATCAGCGATGCGATGGCAAAAATCCGAGCCGCGCTCCAGCGTAATATCACTTTGGGAACGATCGGTTTAGTTCTTTCAGAGCTATTACTATTGGCGATACTGTGGACACCCATGTCTCGATTGCGCCGCGCGGCCGCCAACCTGCCTTGGCTTGCCGACGGTGCCTTTTCCAAGATTCGTGAAGCAATTACGGCAACAAGGCAGACACAGTTCTTCAGAGATGAGGTGAGCGTTTTAAACGATACGGCGATCGCTCTTTCGCTTCAACTCGAAACGCTGAACGACGAAGCGATGGAGCGAACGCGGGATCTTTCCAAACGGATGACCGAGATTACACAGCAGCGCAACTTTGTGAACCATATTCTGGAGACAGCTCAGACCATTATCTTGACCCAGGATCGGCTCAATAACGTCCTGAGGATTAATCCTTATGGTTTGGCGATTACTGGCTATACGCTTGCGGAGTTGCAAGAGCGGCCATTCATTACTTTTCTAGCGTATAATGAGGGCGCTGATAGTATCCAGGAAAAGTTAACTGAGCTGGTGTCTGGCATACGGGAACATGTCGAGATGGAGTGCGATCTGTATTGCCGGGATCGCAGCATTCGCAATGTTATTTGGCATCATTCTCGTCTCAAAAACCAGATTGAGGACGACCCAATAATTTTGTCAGTGGGAATGGATATCACCGCCAGAAAAGATGCTGAATTGCGGTTAGCTTGGCTGGCGGATCACGATCCGCTGACCGGTCTTTACAACCGGCGCCGCTTCGAGCATGAGCTTAAGGAGGTGATCGCGGCGGCCAAGCGCTATCAACGCAGTGGGGCATTGCTGTTCCTTGATGTGGATCAATTCAAATATATCAACGATACCAGTGGTCATGGTGCGGGCGACCGTTTACTCCAGCGGCTCGGCGAACTACTCCTCGGCATCCTGCGCGAAGTTGATGTGATTGGTCGCTTGGGAGGCGATGAATTCGCGGTGATCCTCACACAGTCCACGAGCGAAGAAGCAGTGCAAGTGACTAGAAAAATTCTTGCCAGCATCAGTGAAATAGAATTTCAAGTCGATGATCAAATACACAAATTATCGGCCAGCATCGGTATCGCGCTATTTCCGAGTCACGGCACCAATATCGAAGAATTGCTGGCCCAAGCGGATCTCGCCATGTATCGAGTCAAGGATAGTGGGCGCGGAGGATGGCATCTTCCGTCGGATGATGATCAGAGCCAGCGACTCATGCGTACTCGTGTGCTCTGGAAGCAACGAGTGGAGTACGCACTCGTCAACGATCGCTTTCTACTGTACGCTCAACCGATCCTGGCGGTCCGTGACCGGACGGTCTCTCATTACGAAATACTCTTGAGAATGCAGGGCGACGACGGAGAGATAATACGGCCAAGCCAATTTATCGAGGTTGCGGAAAAATCAGGGCTGATTCACTCCATTGATCGCATGGTGATATCGAAGGCAATCCATTATCAATTCCTTGCGGAAAGACAGGGATTGCGAGTTATCTTTACCGTAAATCTATCCGCTCATGCGTTTAACAATCCTGATCTATTAAGCTATCTCAAGCAGCTTTTGCAGGAAACCAGGCTTGCTCCTCAGCGCATTATATTCGAAATGACTGAAACGGCTGCAATTGCAGATTTGGTGGCGGCTCGTCGATTTATGGAGGCGATCAATGAGATCGGCTGCCGTTTTGCGCTGGACGATTTTGGAACAGGATTTTCTTCATTCCAATATTTAAAGGAACTACCATTTGACTATATCAAGATTGACGGCTCGTTCATTCGAAAGCTTAGCTCGCGCACGGATGACCAGATCTTGGTTAAAGCCATGGCGGAAATAGCCCATGCCTTCGGTAAAAAGACGGTTGCCGAGTATGTGGAGGATCAGGAAACGCTCGCTCTGCTCGATAAATATCGAATTGACTATGCCCAAGGGTATCATATTGGGCGACCTGTTCCAGTAACGAGCATACTGGAAGAAAATTTGCTACATTGA
- a CDS encoding ferritin: MAHEGYHEPISELSNDTRDMHRAIISLMEELEAVDWYNQRVDACRDEELKAILAHNRDEEKEHAAMVLEWIRRRDPTFDKELKDYLFTEKKIAHG; the protein is encoded by the coding sequence ATGGCTCATGAAGGTTATCACGAACCGATTTCGGAACTTTCCAATGATACACGGGACATGCATCGCGCGATCATTTCGCTTATGGAAGAACTGGAAGCGGTGGATTGGTACAATCAGAGAGTGGATGCTTGCCGAGATGAGGAGTTGAAGGCGATCCTCGCTCATAATCGGGATGAGGAAAAGGAACATGCCGCCATGGTGCTGGAATGGATTCGCAGGAGGGACCCGACCTTCGACAAGGAACTCAAGGATTACCTGTTTACGGAGAAAAAAATCGCCCACGGATAG
- the bioB gene encoding biotin synthase BioB produces the protein MNDTALLSQAVTHARPPVPCTPRWSVESVLALFELPFADLLFQAQEALRKHFDPNAVQRSTLLSIKTGNCSEDCGYCSQSKRYQTGLETQRLLSTEEVLAAAKAAKEQGAGRFCMGAAWRGPKEKDLPAVMEMVSAVKALGLETCVTLGILRDGQAEQLKEAGLDYYNHNLDTAPEFYGDVVTTHTYQDRLDTLQTVREAGLKVCSGGIVGMGESRQHRAGLIAKLASLDPPPESVPINNLVPIPGTPLANSDPIDIFEFARTIAAARITMPRSYVRLSAGREQMNESEQALCFLAGANSIFYGDHLLTTSNPQTPLDNTLFEKLGLHGI, from the coding sequence ATGAATGATACCGCTCTACTTTCCCAAGCCGTAACCCACGCCCGGCCACCGGTTCCCTGCACGCCGCGCTGGAGTGTCGAATCGGTTTTAGCGTTATTCGAACTGCCTTTCGCCGATCTGCTGTTTCAGGCTCAGGAAGCATTGCGCAAGCATTTCGACCCCAACGCGGTGCAGCGTTCGACCTTGCTGTCGATCAAGACCGGTAACTGCTCGGAGGATTGCGGCTACTGCTCGCAGTCCAAGCGCTACCAGACCGGGTTGGAGACGCAACGCTTGTTATCCACCGAGGAAGTGCTGGCAGCGGCCAAAGCAGCTAAGGAACAGGGCGCCGGCCGATTCTGCATGGGCGCGGCCTGGCGCGGCCCCAAGGAAAAAGACCTGCCCGCGGTCATGGAGATGGTCAGCGCCGTCAAGGCACTCGGGTTGGAGACCTGCGTGACCCTGGGCATTCTCAGGGATGGCCAGGCCGAACAGTTGAAGGAAGCCGGGCTGGACTACTACAACCATAATCTCGATACCGCCCCGGAGTTTTACGGGGATGTCGTCACCACGCACACTTATCAGGATCGGCTGGATACCTTGCAGACCGTGCGCGAGGCTGGCTTGAAGGTCTGTAGCGGCGGCATCGTCGGCATGGGCGAATCGCGCCAGCATCGTGCCGGCTTGATCGCCAAACTGGCCAGTCTCGACCCACCGCCGGAATCGGTGCCGATCAACAACCTGGTGCCGATTCCCGGCACGCCGCTGGCCAACAGCGATCCGATCGATATTTTCGAGTTTGCCCGCACCATTGCCGCCGCTCGCATCACCATGCCACGCAGCTATGTGCGCCTGTCGGCCGGACGGGAGCAGATGAACGAGTCCGAACAGGCGCTGTGCTTTCTGGCCGGGGCCAACTCGATTTTCTACGGTGACCACCTGCTGACCACCAGCAATCCGCAAACGCCTCTGGATAACACGCTTTTTGAAAAGCTCGGGTTGCACGGCATCTGA
- a CDS encoding adenosylmethionine--8-amino-7-oxononanoate transaminase yields the protein MTNADWLNRSLKAVWHPCTQMKYHDTGALPLIPVNRGAGAWLYDFDGRRYLDAIGSWWVNLFGHANPRISAAVKDQLDRLEHVILAGFTHAPVVELSERLSALTNGELGHCFYASDGSAAVEIALKMSHHYWRNHAQPGKQAFLCLAGSYHGETLGALGVSDVGLYKEAYGPLMHHAIAVPSPDARQAEVGETAADVARRAAAGLEAMLAARHESVAALIVEPLVQGAGGMVMYDPEYLRLARALCDRYRIHLIADEIMVGFGRTGTLFAHEQAGIRPDLLCLSKGITGGYLPLSVVLGTDDLYGAFYDDSYNRAFLHSHSYTGNTLACRAALATLDIFAEDEVLARNRRFAERFTDLLAPLAQHPRARHFRQRGMIWAVDIDSADPDFRLRFFREALQRELLLRPLGTTLYFMPPYILDDEEAVLLAERAVAALDATLA from the coding sequence ATGACCAATGCTGACTGGTTGAATCGCAGCCTGAAAGCGGTTTGGCATCCCTGTACCCAGATGAAGTATCACGACACCGGGGCGTTGCCGCTGATACCGGTGAACCGTGGCGCGGGTGCGTGGCTGTACGACTTCGACGGTCGGCGTTATCTGGATGCCATCGGTTCGTGGTGGGTGAACCTGTTCGGCCATGCCAACCCCCGCATCAGCGCCGCCGTGAAGGATCAGCTTGACCGGCTCGAACATGTGATTCTGGCCGGATTCACCCACGCGCCGGTGGTGGAACTGTCGGAGCGGCTGTCGGCCCTGACCAACGGCGAGCTGGGTCATTGTTTCTATGCCTCGGACGGTTCGGCGGCGGTGGAGATCGCCCTGAAAATGTCGCATCACTACTGGCGCAATCATGCTCAGCCCGGCAAGCAGGCATTCCTCTGTCTGGCCGGCAGCTACCATGGCGAGACGCTGGGCGCGCTGGGGGTCAGCGATGTCGGTTTATACAAGGAGGCCTATGGGCCGCTGATGCATCATGCCATCGCGGTCCCTTCTCCCGATGCCCGTCAGGCCGAGGTCGGAGAGACGGCCGCCGATGTCGCGCGCCGCGCCGCGGCCGGACTGGAAGCGATGCTGGCGGCCCGGCATGAATCGGTCGCCGCGCTGATCGTCGAGCCGCTGGTGCAGGGCGCCGGCGGGATGGTGATGTACGACCCCGAGTACCTGCGGCTGGCTCGCGCCCTGTGCGACCGCTACCGGATTCACCTGATCGCCGACGAAATCATGGTCGGATTCGGCCGCACCGGCACCCTGTTCGCCCACGAACAGGCCGGCATCCGCCCCGATCTGCTCTGTCTGTCCAAGGGAATCACCGGCGGTTACCTGCCGTTGTCGGTGGTGCTGGGCACCGACGATCTGTACGGTGCCTTCTACGACGACAGCTACAACCGTGCTTTCCTGCATTCCCACTCCTATACCGGCAATACCCTGGCCTGCCGGGCAGCACTGGCGACCCTGGACATTTTCGCCGAGGACGAGGTATTGGCGCGCAACCGGCGCTTTGCCGAACGTTTCACCGATCTGCTGGCGCCACTGGCGCAGCACCCGCGGGCGCGGCATTTTCGCCAGCGCGGCATGATCTGGGCTGTCGATATCGACAGCGCCGATCCCGATTTTCGCTTGCGTTTCTTTCGCGAGGCGCTGCAACGCGAACTACTGCTGCGACCGCTGGGAACCACGCTGTACTTTATGCCGCCCTACATTCTCGACGACGAAGAAGCAGTCTTGCTGGCCGAACGCGCGGTGGCGGCGCTGGATGCCACGCTGGCATGA
- the bioF gene encoding 8-amino-7-oxononanoate synthase: MIWDELDGGLAQLRAEGLLRRRRTLEAPCGPEALVDGQRLIAFCSNDYLGLANHPTLVAAAREAAERWGVGSGASHVVSGHLRPHQELEERLAAFVGRERALYFGTGYMANLAIVPALVGRDDAVFADKLNHASLIDAALLARAEHLRYPHGDMEALAQRLGRSSARRKLILTDAVFSMDGDLAPLPELFELAERFDAWLVVDDAHGFGVLGPAGRGSLAHFELPPSPRLILMGTLGKAAGGSGAFVAGDRCVIEWLAQRARPYIFTTAASPIMAAVLLASLELIAAGDDRRAHLQQLIARLRAGLADPRWCLLPSRTAIQPLLVGDNEAAVRLSERLFERGLWVPAIRPPTVPVGTARLRVSLSAAHDASQLDTLITTLHDCADHPH; the protein is encoded by the coding sequence ATGATTTGGGACGAACTGGACGGGGGTCTTGCCCAACTGAGGGCGGAGGGGCTGCTGCGCCGTCGTCGTACCCTGGAGGCGCCTTGCGGTCCGGAGGCACTGGTCGATGGCCAGCGGCTGATCGCGTTTTGCAGCAACGATTACCTCGGTTTGGCCAACCATCCGACCCTGGTCGCGGCGGCGCGGGAGGCGGCCGAACGCTGGGGCGTGGGCAGTGGCGCCTCACATGTGGTGAGCGGACACCTGCGGCCCCATCAGGAATTGGAAGAACGACTGGCGGCCTTCGTGGGCCGCGAGCGGGCGCTGTATTTCGGTACCGGTTACATGGCCAATCTGGCGATCGTGCCAGCGCTGGTGGGGCGCGACGACGCCGTGTTCGCCGACAAGCTGAATCACGCTTCGCTGATCGACGCCGCCCTGCTGGCGCGCGCCGAGCACCTGCGTTATCCGCATGGTGACATGGAGGCGCTCGCCCAGCGTCTGGGACGGAGTTCAGCCCGGCGCAAACTGATCCTCACCGACGCGGTGTTCAGCATGGATGGCGATCTGGCGCCGTTGCCGGAGCTGTTCGAACTGGCTGAACGCTTCGATGCCTGGTTGGTGGTCGACGACGCGCACGGCTTCGGGGTACTCGGCCCGGCGGGTCGGGGCAGCCTCGCCCATTTCGAGTTGCCGCCCTCGCCGCGCTTGATCCTGATGGGGACACTCGGCAAGGCGGCCGGTGGGTCCGGCGCGTTCGTGGCCGGCGACCGGTGCGTGATCGAATGGCTGGCGCAGCGGGCGCGCCCCTATATTTTCACCACCGCCGCCAGTCCGATCATGGCCGCCGTGCTGCTGGCCAGTCTGGAACTGATCGCCGCGGGCGACGACCGGCGCGCTCACCTGCAACAGCTGATCGCCCGCTTGCGGGCCGGGCTCGCCGACCCACGGTGGTGCCTGTTGCCATCCCGGACAGCGATCCAGCCGCTGCTGGTCGGCGACAACGAAGCCGCCGTGCGGCTGTCCGAACGCTTGTTCGAACGCGGCCTGTGGGTGCCGGCCATCCGGCCGCCCACCGTGCCGGTCGGGACCGCCCGCTTGCGGGTTTCCCTCTCCGCCGCGCACGATGCCAGTCAGCTTGACACCCTCATTACGACCCTACATGACTGTGCCGATCACCCTCACTAG
- the bioC gene encoding malonyl-ACP O-methyltransferase BioC has protein sequence MTVPITLTSPPVTLPAKQRIRQAFDQAAATYDAAADVQREVCDRLALCWDQTGLTRDPAAILDAGCGTGYGAFWLRRRWPRARLALIDFAPGMLVATRAHGAGVERICADIESLPLADRGFDLYWSSLAWQWNDPGGCLAEAGRVLKAGGVLAVATLGTDNFPELRHAFAEIDEYSHVLTIAPPERLLADCRAGDWEMRIWQRQPVRRHYPDVRTLLRAVKAVGAREVEQRRPTPLSRGAWRAITARYEQLREAAGLPLTYDAVWLIATRTG, from the coding sequence ATGACTGTGCCGATCACCCTCACTAGCCCGCCCGTCACACTGCCGGCCAAGCAGCGCATCCGGCAAGCCTTCGACCAGGCGGCGGCGACCTACGATGCCGCCGCCGATGTCCAGCGGGAGGTGTGCGACCGACTGGCGCTTTGCTGGGACCAGACCGGTCTAACACGGGATCCCGCCGCCATTCTGGACGCGGGCTGCGGTACCGGTTACGGCGCGTTCTGGTTGCGGCGGCGCTGGCCACGCGCCCGCTTGGCGTTGATCGATTTTGCACCCGGTATGTTGGTGGCCACTCGTGCCCACGGCGCCGGAGTGGAGCGAATCTGCGCTGATATCGAATCCCTGCCGCTGGCTGATCGCGGTTTTGATCTGTACTGGTCCAGTCTGGCTTGGCAGTGGAACGATCCAGGTGGGTGCTTGGCCGAGGCCGGACGGGTATTGAAAGCCGGCGGCGTGTTGGCGGTCGCTACTTTGGGAACCGATAACTTTCCCGAGTTGCGCCATGCCTTTGCCGAAATCGATGAATACAGCCACGTACTGACCATTGCACCGCCCGAGCGCCTGCTGGCGGATTGCCGGGCTGGGGATTGGGAAATGCGGATTTGGCAACGGCAGCCGGTGCGCCGACATTATCCCGATGTGCGGACCCTGCTTCGGGCGGTCAAGGCGGTCGGAGCACGCGAGGTCGAACAGCGTCGTCCCACGCCCTTGAGCCGTGGCGCCTGGCGGGCCATCACCGCGCGCTACGAACAGCTGCGGGAAGCCGCTGGACTGCCGTTGACCTACGATGCGGTATGGCTGATCGCCACGAGAACGGGTTGA
- the bioD gene encoding dethiobiotin synthase, protein MKQAFFVTGTDTGVGKTHVTCALLHATRRRGWTTVGMKPIAAGVGDDGHNEDVTRLLAAGSITPPRDWVNPFLYDPFIAPHIAAHAAGRPIRISVIQQAFERLQALAEVVWVEGVGGFQVPLDERYDTADLARMLAFPVILVVGMRLGCLNHALLTAEAITRRGLTVAGWVANRIDSAMDCFEANLDTLRARLNAPLLGVLPYGENPEQVAPALRLSILPGFNAAPSAA, encoded by the coding sequence ATGAAACAGGCTTTTTTCGTGACCGGCACCGATACCGGGGTAGGCAAGACCCATGTGACCTGTGCCTTGCTGCACGCCACGCGCCGGCGAGGTTGGACCACGGTCGGCATGAAGCCGATCGCGGCGGGTGTTGGGGATGACGGACATAACGAAGACGTCACGCGCCTGCTGGCGGCGGGTTCCATCACGCCGCCGCGCGATTGGGTCAACCCCTTTCTGTACGATCCTTTCATCGCTCCGCATATCGCCGCCCACGCGGCGGGTCGGCCCATCAGGATATCGGTGATCCAGCAGGCGTTCGAGCGTTTGCAGGCTCTGGCGGAGGTGGTGTGGGTGGAAGGCGTGGGCGGGTTTCAGGTGCCGCTGGACGAGCGGTACGACACCGCCGATTTGGCGCGCATGCTGGCTTTTCCGGTAATTCTGGTGGTTGGTATGCGGCTGGGTTGCCTCAATCACGCGCTGCTCACCGCCGAGGCGATTACCCGGCGAGGGTTGACGGTGGCGGGGTGGGTCGCCAATCGCATCGATTCGGCCATGGACTGTTTCGAAGCGAATCTCGACACGCTCCGCGCCCGGCTGAATGCGCCGTTGCTGGGGGTGCTTCCATACGGTGAAAATCCCGAGCAAGTCGCGCCGGCGCTGCGCCTATCGATTTTACCGGGTTTTAACGCTGCTCCCTCAGCGGCCTGA
- a CDS encoding cold-shock protein, whose protein sequence is MVTGTVKWFNESKGFGFITPDNGGDDVFAHFSAIQARGFKTLKENQKVSFDVTMGPKGKQATNIKPLDED, encoded by the coding sequence ATGGTCACTGGTACCGTCAAGTGGTTTAACGAATCCAAGGGGTTCGGTTTCATTACGCCCGATAACGGCGGCGACGACGTGTTTGCGCACTTTTCCGCGATTCAGGCGCGCGGCTTCAAGACGCTCAAGGAAAATCAGAAGGTTTCCTTCGACGTCACCATGGGGCCAAAAGGCAAGCAAGCCACCAATATCAAGCCCCTGGACGAGGACTAG
- the rimI gene encoding ribosomal protein S18-alanine N-acetyltransferase: MNVLKEHRIGRFRKMLYADLREVLTIEKRAYEFSWTESIFRDCIRVGYHCQVLETPHGFIQTYGVMSAAAGEAHILNLCVRPELRGHGLSRRMLEHLLELARTAEVQSVFLEVRPTNTAAVRLYHSAGFCEIGLRPSYYPAAGGREDALVMAKEL, translated from the coding sequence ATGAATGTGTTAAAAGAACACCGGATTGGCCGATTCCGAAAAATGCTCTACGCCGATCTCCGGGAAGTGCTCACGATCGAGAAACGCGCCTATGAATTCTCCTGGACCGAAAGCATCTTTCGCGACTGTATCCGGGTCGGTTACCACTGCCAGGTATTGGAAACCCCACACGGCTTCATTCAGACCTACGGCGTGATGTCGGCGGCGGCCGGCGAAGCCCATATCCTTAACCTTTGCGTGCGACCGGAACTGCGGGGACATGGGCTGTCACGGCGCATGCTGGAGCACCTGCTCGAACTGGCGCGCACCGCCGAGGTGCAGAGCGTGTTCCTGGAGGTTCGCCCCACCAACACCGCCGCCGTGCGGCTTTACCACTCCGCCGGCTTTTGTGAAATCGGCTTGCGGCCGAGCTATTATCCCGCCGCCGGTGGGCGGGAAGACGCCCTGGTGATGGCCAAGGAACTCTGA
- a CDS encoding uracil-DNA glycosylase, whose product MTDDRKREYLAALGIPLWLPRRPLAGHPQAPPVTAGLDASAPASNPSAASSPPAELEYSQDQPQPMAMRDAEEFESLPPDDWTPPMTDDWEPVFETAVDHASTPPAASREARIARMDWEELAAEARQCTACGLCATRTQAVFGTGDRETNWLVIGEAPGADEDRLGEPFVGRAGKLLNPMLLAIGLKREQAYIANILKCRPPENRDPAPAEAKLCRPFLERQIELIRPRIIFALGRIAAQNLLDTDTQIGKLRGRVHHFGPAQIPLVVTYHPAYLLRAPREKRKVWDDLRLARRAAATASPSEPDPRPSSS is encoded by the coding sequence GTGACCGACGACCGCAAGCGCGAGTATCTGGCCGCGCTGGGCATTCCGCTGTGGCTGCCGCGTCGGCCACTGGCCGGGCATCCGCAAGCTCCTCCCGTAACGGCGGGGTTGGATGCTTCCGCTCCCGCGTCCAATCCCTCCGCCGCGAGTTCCCCCCCCGCCGAGCTGGAGTACTCTCAGGATCAACCGCAGCCGATGGCCATGAGGGATGCGGAGGAGTTCGAATCTTTACCCCCTGATGACTGGACACCGCCCATGACGGACGATTGGGAACCGGTATTCGAAACCGCCGTCGATCACGCCTCCACGCCGCCAGCCGCCAGCCGCGAAGCGCGCATCGCCCGGATGGATTGGGAGGAACTTGCGGCGGAAGCCCGGCAGTGCACCGCCTGCGGCCTGTGCGCCACCCGTACCCAGGCCGTGTTCGGAACCGGTGACCGTGAAACCAACTGGCTGGTGATCGGCGAGGCGCCGGGCGCCGACGAGGACCGGCTCGGCGAGCCGTTCGTCGGTCGGGCCGGCAAGCTGCTCAATCCGATGCTGTTGGCGATCGGCCTGAAACGCGAACAGGCGTACATCGCGAATATTTTGAAATGCCGCCCGCCGGAAAACCGCGACCCGGCGCCCGCCGAGGCCAAGCTCTGCCGACCGTTCCTGGAACGCCAGATCGAACTGATCCGGCCACGCATCATCTTCGCGCTGGGTCGCATCGCCGCCCAGAACCTGCTGGATACCGACACGCAAATCGGCAAGCTGCGCGGCCGGGTCCACCACTTCGGTCCGGCGCAAATTCCGCTGGTGGTGACCTACCATCCCGCCTATCTGCTGCGCGCGCCGCGCGAGAAACGCAAGGTCTGGGACGACCTGCGGCTGGCGCGCCGCGCCGCGGCCACCGCCTCTCCGAGCGAACCGGACCCGAGGCCCTCAAGTTCATGA